The nucleotide window TTGAACCTTACTCACTCACCTCGAGCTTCTTTTGGGAAGTCTCTCAAACAACTTCTCACTTCTTCCATAACCTTATCTCATATCATACTGACCAGAGCAAATATCAGACTTACTCCTCACATCAGACAATTCATTATAAGCAAGAAAACTTCTTTACAGGACCATGCACAAGCTAATAAAATAAGAACACAGTATAATAATCAAATAATGCTATGTTTACTGTTACATGCACAATATATGTGTGTCAGACATACTGTATCACTGTACATGACAagagctgcttcttcttcttcggttTGTAATGACAACTTACTCTATACGTGTCGTTACTGCCACCTAGTGGACATGATTGTGTTTTGCATTAGGGTTGTGTGATACCACCAATTTTCTTTTCGATCCAGTACTATCCATCcaatatctgtagctgcttatcctgttctacagggtcgcaggcaagctggagcctatcccagctgactatgggcgaaaggcgaggtacaccctggacaagtcgccacatcattgcagggctaacacagagacaaacaaccattcacactcacattcacacctacggtcagtttagagccaccaattagcctaacctgcatgtctttggattgtgggggaaaccagagcacccggaggaaacccacgcagacacggggagaacatgcaaactccacacagaaaggccctcgccggccactgggctcgaacccggaccttcttgctgtgaggcagcagtgctaaccactacaccaccgtgccacccgatccAGTACCAAGTATAATCCAATATCGATACTTCAAGTCTTGTTTATATTAAAAGTCAaatcaattttatttttatagcgcttttaacaatagacattgtcacaatgcagctttacagaattttaatgactttaaacatgagctaattttatccctaatctatccccaataagcaagcctgtggcgacggtggcaaggaaaaactccctcagacgacataaggaagaaacctcgagaggaaccagactcaaaaagggacccatcctcatttgggtgataacagacaccgtgattataacatttttaacagttttaacatgaagtcagttttgttgatgttgttataaactcttcattgatggaaacttgagtgcaaaactgttcatgacaactgcagtcctaaagttagcaagtcaactgtagtccttagccatgaaagcattactgtgtccagagcatctttcaagtgtgactttcaactgtccatatggggccgtcctccacaggagcgatgtgatgagactccagccagatatagggcatcaggatggatcaggcaggtccgaggagcagaagaggtcagcatcttgatctcagcatTGACATGTAACTCCAAGGGACAGACAGGGggtgatattttattttaaaaatgaaaagggGGAAATATGCTACTTCAACAATTACAATTTaataatgattttttaaaataaataatttaagacTAATCAAAGTGAGAACAAAGTTGTtcactcaaaagagcagtgccttATCAGGTTTGCGCTCTCAATACCTTGCCTGCATGATTGGGCAAGTAGATGATGGCAAAAGTGTCatattctgattgatgttttaaaAAATATGTATAAACACACAATACGGATATTTtgacgagtgtgcgaatgaaacatgaaagaccgactacagtcacagaaagcaagaagaaaagacattatgttgcgaaggaaaggaaacacaggaccaaactaataaacatcgacggtcagcgagcaccttggtgtgatcagctgttagtttagcgacagaatgatgtaactgttagtgcacagtcaaggtaaacctgtagatgactgtaatgcaacactggatgccggcTGCCgttaaacccaaaagaagaagaagaggtaaacctgcgcatgtgcacacagacttcctctgtctgcttcactgcgcaaagcgagtgatttcatgcacgttatttgctcaggaatcccctcaaattaagtagcttcccagccacagaatggcctgatattttgtgagatattacagaaataaacatatatcacaatgaccaaatttcagagggaactaaatttcaccaattttattaaCTCAaatggccgtctagctttaatatacatccattcctgtgtttcaggcctgcaacacattccaaataaaagttgggacggggcaatttagggctaataattgggtaaaacaaataatgatgtgatttgaaacaggtgattgtaatcatgatttggtacaaaatcagtatccaggaaaggcctagcatttgaggagcaaagatgggctgaggatctccactttgtcaacaaatgcatgagaaaataattgaaatgttttaaaacaaAGTTCCTCAAAGAAATATAGGAAGGGTTTGGATATTTcagcctctatggtgcataatatcattaaacaattcaattggaggaattttggtgcataaagggcaagtgcaatcctaagctgaacacctgtgatctctgatccctcagatggcactgcatcaagaaccatcattcattttaatttccctgagggaaccctcccaaagggatgaataaagttttatctaatctaatcatctatagctgatataaccacatgggcttgggattactttggaaaacctttgtcaagcataatacagagttacatccacaaatgccagttaaaactttactgtgcaaaaaggaagccttatgttaactgtgtccagaaaccccatcaacttctctgggctcagaggcatctgagatggaccatcacccagtggaaatatgtactgtggtcagatgaatcagtattccagatgtttattggaagaaatggatgccatgttctCCAGactaaagatgaaaaggaccatccagactgttaccagcagcaaatccaaaagccagggtcagccatggtatggggttgtcagtTCCCTTGGCAAAAttaacttctgtgatggcagcattaatggagaaaagtacacagattttggagccacatatgctgccttcaagacgacatcttttccagggacatTTTAACaagaccacattctgcacacattacaaaggcatgaccgcggaagaagagggtgcctgtccccgctgtccccaatagagaatatgtggcgaattttgaaataaaaatatatgacaaagaccctgtactgttgcacaccttaagacctgtttgcaggaagaatggaacaaaataacacctgaaacgcttcatcacttggtgtcttcagtccctaaacatcctataagtgttgtgagaaggaacagcaacattataaagtggtaaataatTTCAGTcccaactttattttttttaaatgtgttgaaaGAATACAATTGAAGTGTGTTTATTTTGAAGAAGCAATAAAATTAACGAGGTAaatcatcaaataatgtgctgttgtattgttttgagtgcagtacaagtcaaagattattcacaaatcattgttttctgttttaatttcaatttcaacataccatcccaactttttctgatttggggttgtattgtaTATGTACAATAATCATAAGCGTTACCATTTGATGCATTGTACCAGAGTTAGCCTAAAGCTAATTTTCATCCGCTGTTCCCTGGCAAGTCACAATTAAAACTTCCACTAAGTGACTGAAAAACATTCAGCAAACtagacaaacaaaacaaattaccATATAGcaaaaacaggcggcacggtggtgtagtggttagcgctgtcgcctcaaagcaagaaggtccgggttcgagccccggggccggcgagggcctttctgtgcggagtttgcatgttctccccgtgtccacgtgggtttcctccgggtgctccggtttcccccacagtccaaagacatgcaggttaggttaactggtgactctaaattgaccgtaggtgtgaatgtgagtgtgaatggttgtctgagtctatgtgtcagccctgtgatgacctggcgacttgtccagggtgtaccccgcctttcgcccgtagtcagctgggataggctccagcttgcctgagaccctgtagaacaggataaagcggctagagataatgagatgagatgagatagcaaaAACACACCTTGAAAAAACTATGAATATGTTAAACTACTTAATGGCTGGGCAgtacggtggttagcgctgtcgcctcacagcaagaaggttctgggttcgagcccagcagccggcgagggcttttctgtgcggagtttgcatgttctccccgtgtccgcgtgggtttcctccgggtgctccggtttcccccacagtccaaagacatgcaggttaggttaactggtgactctaaattgaccgtaggtgtgaatgtgagtgtgaatggttgtctgtgtctatgtgtcagccctgtgatgacctggcgacttgtccagggtgtaccccgcctttcacccgtagtcagctgggataggctccagcttgcctgcgaccctgtagaaggataaagcggctacagataatggatggatggatggacgtaaTGGCTAGTAAACTTGGAATTAATTAAATTCTTACTAAATTAGGCTTCGAGTTCTGAGTGGAAGTTATATCAAAACAAGGATAAATGTACTTATTAAAGGAATTTTCTGTGTTCTTATTTGGGGTGTATAAGATGTGATGAGAGGAACGTGATGGTGTTTTAAGTCCAAAACGGTGGCAGCGCTACCATAGCGCCATCTAACGGTGTctgtaaaaaaacaacaacaaaaaaaaaaacccaccacagtCTCGTTTCTTTGCCAGACTGGCCTGTTACACATCAACGCTTGTTTTAATCCCACCGACATTAGAAAAAGGGCTCGCCTTCTGCATTAGGAATGGCTAACCATTCGTACTTACTGTCAGTCCGCCGATCAACTACAATTATTATTGGACAGAGCATGAAGTGCTAGCCAATCATATTCCGAGGGGTGGGGCTTTCCGGAATACGGGTGGGAAAATAAATAACGTTGATGCTCGCTGATCACTTCCGGTCTTGCGCAAAAGATAATTGGTTTTGTTGCTGATAAATATAACGTCTCCCTCTTGTGGATGGAGGCTAAAGCGTATGGACTGTGACGTTGTGTTGTTTTAATCCTGACGTTTAATTAAAAGTAAGCGTGAGGTAGCTGCCTGGAATTATTTGTTTAAATAAAGAAAACAGTGCTGATGTTGATGTTATTTCACGTTTTGTTACACTACACCTCTTGACCGGGGTTTCACACTTGATCCTAATTCGTGAGTGATATTAATTCAAAACGGAAAACAATCAAGCTTTGTGTTAAACAGTTTTAAATTTACACCACGCGACTATTCGACTTACTTTCTTGTTCATTCACAATCCTTAATGGATCTTCAGAGACATGGATGAAGAGGCGTCTCTTGAGAGTTACTTTGACCAGTCAATTGCGGTATGTTGAGATCTTGTGGTGCTTAAAACAAGGAGAATGACTGACTGATTTTCATCTTCTTCAGGCCATGCATGCTCCTCACTGTATGCCCACTTCCACCAGGGTTCCTCTGAgtacatgtttggaggagaattgGGTTTGCAGGGCCCACCACAGCTTCAGGATCCCTCTTTCCTCTGCTCCTCTATCTCCAACCAACAGAAAGAGCTCACTGAGGATCTGGACCTGAGCTTTCTGCCTGATGAGCTTAATGCTCAGGATGAAGGGAGAGAGAATGCAGGAGTGGGTTCGACGGAAGACAGTGGTGTTTACCCAGACTGTACGACTGCGGTGTCGACTGAAGCAGACACTGATGTCAATAAGACACAGTCTGCAGACTCCCCCTTCTGCAACCTCCCTATGACCCCCATGACCCCTATGACCCCTGTCGCCCCTGTGGCAGAAAGTTCAGGAATCATCCCACAATTACAGTAAGATATTTTACTTTTATTAAACAATCTAGATTTCAAAATATCTCCAGCTGTTCTATAAACGTGTCATGATGGTTCTACtttacttcaataaatgctgACAGAAACAAAGATATGGCATCTCGTGCTTATCACTGGGGTGGTGCCTTCTGAACTTTTATGTCTCTTTTACCTGGTAAAGTAAATGTAGTGACattcaaaactcatctcattatctctagccgctttatccttctacagggtcgcaggcaagctggagcctatcccagctgactacgggcgaaaggcggggtacaccctggacaagtcgccaggtcatcgcagggctgacacatagacacagacaaccattcacactcacattcacacctacggtcaatttagagtcaccagttaacctaacctgcatatctttggactgtgggggaaaccggagcacccggaggaaacccacgcggacatggggagaacatgcaaactccacacagaaaggccctcgccggccccggggctcgaacccaggaccttcttgctgtgaggcgacagcgctaaccactacaccaccgtgccgccacattcaAAACTCACTTGAGGTATATAGCAAGAACATCGCTTAATGGTAAATAAATGTTAAAGTGCACAGCTTCACTACACACACTTTCGTATGTAAAAGTACAGAAGATATACCCTTGAGAGTACTGGTAAAAGAATGGTACAGTTCGATACTTATTGTTTTGAGAATGATAGAAGGATataggtctgtctcagaaactgggtactgtgaggGTACCCcattaaatatactcacagtcaataaactatacagttttgaatggtgatgttggttttaatttgaaataaaacgatgaaagaaataatacagataaaactaaatctttgatgtgaatactctattcagaatttggcaaaaattctgcaaatttgtggaaaaatggcggcttgatctgggacatgataaatggttgactacatcgcgttcccttaaaaaggttgtagtccactgaaaagtctacagttatcactaattgtattttaagttgtaactttatacacctaaggattggtgcgctcacagaataatcataaccgtaataaaacatcatgcaaaatatttgatcaccgttgtaactccattttccgcagacccacaaccaatacgatcgtgtgttttgatctaaacggaaagcctcagggtcaaggtcactacctcaccaaaagtagtaacttaaaatcactacgccatataaaaatgtagttataaatctgcgattttgttttttaaaacgaaagctgaaagttaggtatagaatatgtttcttacagaatatgttacgatggtagctggtcttgtatgaatttctgagctataaaatgagttgtggtctattttttaccgtagcgtgttatttgtgtgcggggaaggacacacattaacaatttgcatgtgtagaatggaattttccactccaacagttagaagttgatcgtgcttccatttgcggtctttctgttacgcgggtgatctgttcggacgttatcactgaaaaggtgagttttgacagttttattttgttttagttttgcagtataaggcaatagaatgtttctttttcatcttactttcatatttcgtagtgtttgtgtatttttggccaatattttgcaaccacggtcaatttagatcgaacatttgatagaatctacggccagtcattttgccccgcccctgctccatccggtgcggtagtgatgtcccgttactTGCGTGCCGTAGCAGAGacctgcgcgaccttcagccggtacagtcgctgttcttttaccaccgccgttattctcatctttccggtgtgttcttgatttttccattgtgtcctatttcgccatatcaaatacccaaaatgtatcatattattcatatttaagtgaataatcaattcagtcatcataacttggcatttttaacccaagcaatcaaaaagaggaaatttattcaatattttcactcatctgtgaaggaggggctttaattcttcatgatgtagttattttatatggaaatcaattttacaaaagcatttgaattgtaatcaaaaaaatttccacagtggaggccagatgaagcaagatactatctttattcttattaaacatgacaaaagaaacattgagtgttaggtaaatgcaaaaaaaaaagtaaaattagaaaacttattttttgaccataacgccccaaatgagagaccagtttctgagacggacccataagtTTATCAAAGTATATTATTTGTTTAATAATTACCaagcaaaaataacaaaaatccagTTGCAAATACTTCAGACAGTATCATGTCTATGGACTTGGTATATATTGACAGAAAACATGTACATTTAAGACAATAAATTACAAATGTTAGGAGGGAAATAGTTAAGTGTTTATGATGTATAGTATGCAAAAAGTACAGTCCTTGATGCATGTATAAAAAGCTACAATGCATAGGACTTATTAAAAATGGAAGGCAAAGAAAACAACACACCTATGATTACTGAGTCCAGGAAGGAAATAATACTCTACATTATGATGTTCCTGACCTGCTGTGGCTCACCCTGTAAATCCTGTAACAGTAATTCATAGTCAGGTGTGTTAGATCAGAATTGGGGAGAATTTTCTGCACCTGCATTATATGCCAGCTCACATACATTAAATATCATCACACACAAACTTTAGAAGTCtgcacaattttatttatttttttattctcatAACACTTCTATAATACCTTAAAGATGGCAAATCAAAGTATATCTGCACACCTTTTGATATCCTTAGTATTTAGGCATCTGCTTAATGCACACTGGATGTGGCTCTGAGTTATCTTTAATTATAGTGACCCACAGCCATGAAATTAATTTGTGCAATAAAGCACAATCCATGTTCCAGTACGTTCTTCTACAATTGGCTTGTGATAGCTTTTTTCACCAGATCGAGTAAAATTTCCAGATCTTGTATTCAGCAACTTTTAAATATggaagaatgttctatatttggcGTGTAAAGAAACAAAAAGAGATGATCACAGGAGCTCAGAGGTTTACTTGTGGTCAGTTAGGGTAAACAGGAGAATACAGGGTGTGTTTAGCACTGGTACTGGAGAGCATTTTTCTAGCTCTGGCTTTCTGAATTTCTGCACCCTGTATTTTTCCATTGCTGAGATGTTTGCCCTTCTAGCTTTGTGGGATCTGAACATATGACAACAATAGGTTGTTGTGGACAATGTGATCTATTTTGACTATTTGCTTATTGGGTTACTGTGTCCAAGTCTGAGTAGGACTGGATGCTTTTTGTGTGAAAAAACTGCATGTTCATGTACACGTATTAACCTGTGTGTGGTTGTGTATAGGAATATAGTGTCCACAGTAAACCTGGCTTGTCCTCTAGACCTGAAAGCAATCGCCCTTCAAGCTCGAAATGCTGAGTACAATCCAAAGGTAGGTCTAATTTGAATGCGTGACACTGGACCGCATATAATTAAATTTCTTTTACAGTGCATTCAGCTTTCAGTCCCTGCTGAATCTGAGATCAAGGAGGTAAAAATAAAAGTATTTAGTATGcatgaatatttcatttcatctcatctcatcatctctagccgctttatcctgttctacagggtcgcaggcaagctggagcctatcccagctgactacgggcgaaaggcggggtacaccctggacaagtcgccaggtcatcacagggctgacacatagacacagacaaccattcacactctcattcacacctacggtcaatttagagtcaccagttaacctaacctgcatgtctttggactgtgggggaaaccggagcacccggaggaaacccacgcggacacggggagaacatgcaaactccgcacagaaaggccctcgccggccacggggctcgaacctgggccttcttgctgtgaggcgacagcgctaaccactacaccaccgtgccacccgcatgAATATTTACAATAGCAAAATGTAATTACTATTACCATGTTAAAAATTCTATGTTCAGTATTGTGAGCTCTTCCAATCATGTTCTTCGCTAGCGTTTTGCTGCTGTAATTATGCGGATCCGTGAACCCAGGACCACTGCCCTCATCTTCAGCTCAGGAAAAATGGTCTGCACTGGTGCAAAGAGGTTAGGAACTTTCATCTCAAAAATCAAGCATGTTCAATGTACTAattggtggtgtgtggcatgatgGTGCAATGTGGTTGGTTGTTTAAGGGCAACCTGACATTGAATGTCTCTATAGTAATTTGTCGT belongs to Neoarius graeffei isolate fNeoGra1 chromosome 11, fNeoGra1.pri, whole genome shotgun sequence and includes:
- the tbpl2 gene encoding TATA box-binding protein-like 2, producing the protein MDEEASLESYFDQSIAGSSEYMFGGELGLQGPPQLQDPSFLCSSISNQQKELTEDLDLSFLPDELNAQDEGRENAGVGSTEDSGVYPDCTTAVSTEADTDVNKTQSADSPFCNLPMTPMTPMTPVAPVAESSGIIPQLQNIVSTVNLACPLDLKAIALQARNAEYNPKRFAAVIMRIREPRTTALIFSSGKMVCTGAKSEEQSRLAARKYARVVQKLGFPAKFLDFKIQNMVGSCDVCFPIRLEGLVLTHQQFSSYEPELFPGLIYRMVKPRIVLLIFVSGKVVLTGAKDRSEIYEAFENIYPILKGFRKQ